The region GAGCGGCGGCGGCTATCGCCAGGATACCCGAGCCGGTCCCCACGTCCAGCACCCGTTTCGGTACGGGAGAATGTTCGAACAATCCGGCAAGCGCTTCCAGGCAGAGCCGGGTGGTCCCGTGGGTTCCCGTTCCGAAGGCCATGCCTGGATCCAGATTGACCACCACATCCCCCGATGCGGGGAGAAAATCCTCCCAGGACGGCTTGACCACCAGGCGCGGACCGAGGCGGACGGCCCGGAAATGCTGTTTCCATCCTTCCGCCCAGTCTTCCGTGCGTACTTCCCGGACTTCAGGCAGTGCCGGAATCAAGCCCGGTACGAAACCGGCCAACCATTCCAGCCGCTCTTTGATCAGGCGCCGAAGGGATTCCGATTCTCCCGAAACGGCATAATAAGCCTTGATGAAGTACTCCTCCGGAGGAGACTCGTCGGGGTCGGGCGGAATGAAGGTATCGAGTTGCCGTTCCTCGACCGTCACTCCGTCGCAGCCGAGTTCGGCAAGTTCGTGACATACCAGATCGACGGCCGTTGCAGGCACCCGTATGCGCATTTCAATCCAGATCTTTTCCATTTTTTCTGTTTAGCAGAGAAGGGGGACCAAAGGCAATAAAAAACCTTGACAAAAACAGATATCAATTCTAATCTATGGTATGCTTTAATGAGTTGGTACCCTAAATGGTATAATCTCATTCGTCAGCATGCCTCCCGTCTCTTCCGAAGCCAAAAAAAGAAAAAGAGCACGGAGCTTGCGTATGGAGGCAGCCCTGATAAACTCCTAATGGGTTTTTCATGAGGAGACATATGTCCGCCACCCAGCTCGTCTACCTCCTGTCCGATGCCACCGGGGAGACGGCCGAAGAAATTGTCATGGCGGCCCTCACCCAGTTCCGGGATAAAGCGGTGCGCCTCAAGCGAATCAGCAATGTCCGGACAAAAAACCAGGTTTATGAGGCGCTGGATGAGGCACTGCCGTTGGGTGCCCTCATTGTCTATACGATCGTGAACCGGGAGCTGGCTCAACTTGTCCATGACGAATGCGATTCGCTGGGGCTGTCCAGCATCGACCTGATCACTCCGCTCCTTCTGAAGTTAGCCGAATTTTTCGGTCATTCCCCTCAAGAGAAACCGGGGTTGCTTCACGGAGTGGATGAGGAGTATTTCCGCCGCATCGAAGCGGTCGAATTCACGGTCAAACACGACGACGGACAGGAAGTCCGCAATCTGCATAAAGCCGATATCGTCCTGGTCGGGGTTTCCCGGACCAGCAAAACCCCCCTGTCCATTTATCTTGCCCACAAAGGCTGGAAGGTGGCAAATGTCCCCCTGGTCGGCGGGATAGAGCCGCCGGCAGAACTTTTGCAAGTCGATCCCGGCCGGGTGGCGGGTCTGCTCATCGATCCCCAGCGGCTGGTGGAACTGCGGGCGGCGCGGCTCAGGAACCTGGGCCAGGACCCTCGCACCGCCTATGCCGACTATGACCGAATCGAGGAAGAACTGCAGTTTGCCAAGAGTCTTTTCCGTCGCCAGCCATGGGTCACGGTGAACGTCACCGGCAAAGCAGTGGAAGAGACCGCCAACGAGGTGCTCGTCAAACTCAAACTTAAGTAAGATGCCTATCCGTAAGCGGCGCACGTGACTGAAAAGAAGCAACAAAAGGAGAATATCATGCGAATTCTAGTGGTGGAAGACGAAAAAAAGGTGGCCAGCTTCATCAAGCGAGGTCTTGAGGAAGAAGGTTTTTCGGTAGACCTGGCTTATGATGGGGAAGAAGGTCTCTACATGGGGGAAACCAATCCTTACGACCTGATTCTGATGGACGTCATGCTGCCTAAAATGGACGGCCTGGCCGTCGTCAAGGAACTGCGCAAGAAGGAAATCACTTCTCCGGTTCTCTGCCTCACCGCCAAGGACAAGGTGGAGGATATCGTTGCCGGACTGGATTCCGGCAGTGACGATTACCTGACCAAGCCCTTTGCTTTTGCCGAGCTACTTGCCCGTGTCCGCGCCCTGTCGCGGCGTGGCGCCAAAGACCGGGGAGCCGAAATCCATTTCGCCGATCTGCGCCTCGATCCCGTGGCTCACAAGGTCTGGCGCGGCGACAAGGAGATCGACCTCACCGCAAAAGAATACGGCCTTTTGGAATACTTCATGCGCAATCCCAACCAGATCCTCACCCGGACGATGATCGCCGAGCATGTCTGGGATTATACCTTCGATTCCTTCACCAATATCATCGACGTATACGTCAATTATCTGCGGAAGAAGGTGGATCGGGACTACGACAAGAAACTCATTCATACGGTCCGGGGTGTGGGATACGTCTTGAAGGAGGAATAGTTGTTCTTCCGCTCTCTCCGCTTTCGCCTCACCCTGTGGTATACGCTTGCCCTGGCCGTCATTTTGGCGGCCAGCGGTTTATTCTGGCACATGTATCTCTCCCGCCAGTTGCACATTCTTGTTGACGAAAGAATTCAGCTCATTGCCGAAGAAGTAAGCTCCTTCCATTTTGCGGCCCATGACGGGTTTCCCGCGATGGAACCCCCCGGTGAGGAGCATTGTGAAAAGCTCGAAATCTTTATCAGGAGCCATAATTGGGGCTCCTTCGTACAGGTTGTCGACGGCCGCGGCAACATTGCCTGTTCTTCAAGCAATCTGAAGACTTTTCATCTCCCACTGGACAAGGCGGCCCTGCAAAAAGCCGCACAGGGAAGGCCCCACTTCGAGACCGTCAGGACCCTGACGCCGGCCCCCCTCCGATTATTGACTTTTCCGATCACCATGCAGGGCCGCGTCACCGATCTGGTCCAAGTCGGCGAAAGCCTCGAGCACGTGGAAGGTACGCTGGAGCATCTTCGCCTTATCCTTCTGACCTTCAGCCCCCTGGCGATTGCGGCCCTTTCTATCGGAGGCTGGTTCCTTGCCGGCCGCGCCCTTGCCCCCGTAGTTCGCATCAGCCGGGCCGCCCGGAAGATCAATGCTGAAAATCTTTATCAGCGCCTGCCGACTACCGGTACACAGGATGAGGTCGCCCAGTTGGCGGAGACGTTCAACTCCATGCTGGCCCGCCTTGAAAATTCATTTGACAAGGTCAGGCAATTCACAGGAGATGCCTCTCATGAGCTGCGGACACCGCTGGCGATTCTGAAGGGGGAAACCGAGGTGGCCCTGCGCTGGGCGAAAGAGCCCGAGGAGCTGCGCGGAACGCTGGAGTCCAACCTCGAAGAGATCAACCGCATGGATCGTATCCTGGAGGACCTCCTTGCCCTGGCTAGGAGCGAGGCGGGGGAGCTGCATCTGAACATCGTCGAATTCAGCCTCAGCGACATGCTTCAGGATCTTTATCTTCAAGGCGGAACCCTGGGAGCCCCGAAGAACATTTCCGTGTCTCTTAATCTGCAAGTGACCGAGGAGATCCGGCTCGAAGGGGATCAGCTGCAGTTGACCCGCATGTTTCTCAACCTTGTTACCAACGCGATCAAATATACGCCGGAGGGTGGGCAGGTCTCGATCTCCCTGGCAGTCCGGGGTCATGAAGCTGTTGTGGCCGTTGCCGATACCGGCATCGGCATTGCGCGGGAGCACCTGGCTCATATTTTCGACCGATTCTACCGCGTCGACGAAGCTCGCAACCGTCAGGTAGGCGGAACCGGCCTGGGTCTGGCCATCGTTAAATCGATTATCGATGCTCATGGCGGACGCATAGACGTGGAATCCGCGCCGGACCAAGGGAGCGAATTTACAGTCTATTTGCCGCTCGCGGGCCCGCACTCAGCTCTCGACGAGAAAGCTGGTCGATAGTTCAGGAAACTGGGAACATCTCATGGTGTCAATGAAGGTTCTCCGGAATTCTTCCGTGCCATGCCGCTTTTCGGGAGAAGATGAACATGAGATCCGTCTTCTATCCCAGACTCGTTAACGATGCCTTCGGCGACCCCGCTCTCTATGTCCGCCTGGCCCATCGCGGTGAAGCCCTGCTCTTCGACTGCGGCGACCTGCACCTCCTCACAACCAGGGAAACACTCAAGATCCGTGAGGTTTTCATCTCTCATGCCCATATCGACCATCTGATCGGTTTCGATGCCCTACTGCGCACGTTCCTCCACCAGGAAGGGCCACTCCGAATATACGGCCCCCCTGGGCTTGCGGATCGCATTGCCGGCCGGCTATCGGGATATACATGGAATCTCGTCGCCGGATATCCCCTCGTCCTGACAGTCAGTGAGTGGGGTCCGGACGGAGGCAGGCAGGTCGTATTTCGCGCCGCCCATTCCTTCAGGCCCGAGGAAGAAACACCCCTTGAAAAAGGGGAAGGCCTGCTGCGGCAAACCGACTATTACCGAGTGCGGGCCGTTCCTCTCGATCATGGCAATATCGTCTCACTGGCGTTTGTTCTGGAGGAACCCCTTCATGTAGCTATCCACAAGGATGCGCTGGTTCATCACGGCTACCGCCCCGGTCCGTGGCTCACCCGATTCAAGGATCGGATGCGCCAGGGGGTTGCGCCAGAGACCCCCGTACTTGTTCCGCTGGACCCAAAGGGCGAGATCGTCGTTCCCCTGGCCGAGTTGAGCCGGCAGATTGCTCATGTTGAAAGGGGAATGAAAATCAGCTATGTGACCGATGCGGCTCCGACCGAGAAGAATATGGAGAAGATTGCGGCTCTTGGTGCCGATTCCCATCTGATGGTGATTGAGGCCACGTTTGCGCACCGCGACCTCGAAAGGGCCATGCAGCGCAATCATCTCACCGCCCGGCTGGCCGGACAGATTGCCAGAAAAGCGCGGGCAGCCCGGCTGCTGGTTTTTCACCATTCCCCCCGATATCAGGAGAATCCCGAGCTGCTCGCCGATGAAGCCCGCGAAGCCTTTGCCGGAGAGAATTACGATTAGGGGAAATACGGCAAAGGGACGGGCGTCCGGCATCCAGCCATGGCGCCCGTTCCTTTATAGGTGCGGATCGATTTACAGCTATTCCCTGGCCTGAATGACCCCGCAGGCCAGACGAGGTCCTGCTCCGCCGGTCGGCTGGGTCTCCAGGTCGTCGGGCTGGGCATGCACGATGACGGCTTTGCCCACAATGGTATTCTCCCCCTCCATGGAGATGATCTGGTCTGTTCTCTCGTAATGGGCCTTTCCTTCTTCGTCCGCCTCCACATTTCCCAGATCGCCCACATGGCGCTGAGCTGCGGGATTGTCGGGGGTGCCGTGCGGTGAACCTTCCGGATTGAAATGGCCGCCCGCCGATTCGGCATCCGGAGCGCTGCAGTCGCCGTTTTCATGAATATGGAAGCCGTGCTTTCCCGGCTCCAGTCCCTCCAGATCCGCCACGATCTGCACGCCACCGTCCACGGAGGTGAACGTGACGGTTCCAGTCGCTTTGTTCCCCTCGGTCGGCTCCAGTTCGGCGGTCCCCTTCATGGTCTGAGCCGTTTTTTCCTGTTCGCCCGGGGCGGTCTGGGCCTGTTTTTCTTCAGTGATAGCAGGGACCTGTTGCTCCTGAGCAGTCG is a window of Desulfuromonas sp. TF DNA encoding:
- a CDS encoding 50S ribosomal protein L11 methyltransferase, which gives rise to MEKIWIEMRIRVPATAVDLVCHELAELGCDGVTVEERQLDTFIPPDPDESPPEEYFIKAYYAVSGESESLRRLIKERLEWLAGFVPGLIPALPEVREVRTEDWAEGWKQHFRAVRLGPRLVVKPSWEDFLPASGDVVVNLDPGMAFGTGTHGTTRLCLEALAGLFEHSPVPKRVLDVGTGSGILAIAAAA
- a CDS encoding superoxide dismutase family protein, translating into MIQVNYRWLIPWLLMPLALLSACEREKPQTPATTQEQQAPATAQEQQVPAITEEKQAQTAPGEQEKTAQTMKGTAELEPTEGNKATGTVTFTSVDGGVQIVADLEGLEPGKHGFHIHENGDCSAPDAESAGGHFNPEGSPHGTPDNPAAQRHVGDLGNVEADEEGKAHYERTDQIISMEGENTIVGKAVIVHAQPDDLETQPTGGAGPRLACGVIQARE
- a CDS encoding pyruvate, water dikinase regulatory protein, yielding MSATQLVYLLSDATGETAEEIVMAALTQFRDKAVRLKRISNVRTKNQVYEALDEALPLGALIVYTIVNRELAQLVHDECDSLGLSSIDLITPLLLKLAEFFGHSPQEKPGLLHGVDEEYFRRIEAVEFTVKHDDGQEVRNLHKADIVLVGVSRTSKTPLSIYLAHKGWKVANVPLVGGIEPPAELLQVDPGRVAGLLIDPQRLVELRAARLRNLGQDPRTAYADYDRIEEELQFAKSLFRRQPWVTVNVTGKAVEETANEVLVKLKLK
- a CDS encoding cell wall metabolism sensor histidine kinase WalK — protein: MFFRSLRFRLTLWYTLALAVILAASGLFWHMYLSRQLHILVDERIQLIAEEVSSFHFAAHDGFPAMEPPGEEHCEKLEIFIRSHNWGSFVQVVDGRGNIACSSSNLKTFHLPLDKAALQKAAQGRPHFETVRTLTPAPLRLLTFPITMQGRVTDLVQVGESLEHVEGTLEHLRLILLTFSPLAIAALSIGGWFLAGRALAPVVRISRAARKINAENLYQRLPTTGTQDEVAQLAETFNSMLARLENSFDKVRQFTGDASHELRTPLAILKGETEVALRWAKEPEELRGTLESNLEEINRMDRILEDLLALARSEAGELHLNIVEFSLSDMLQDLYLQGGTLGAPKNISVSLNLQVTEEIRLEGDQLQLTRMFLNLVTNAIKYTPEGGQVSISLAVRGHEAVVAVADTGIGIAREHLAHIFDRFYRVDEARNRQVGGTGLGLAIVKSIIDAHGGRIDVESAPDQGSEFTVYLPLAGPHSALDEKAGR
- a CDS encoding hypothetical protein (member of metallo-beta-lactamase family; the purified enzyme from Escherichia coli forms dimeric zinc phosphodiesterase; in Bacillus subtilis this protein is a 3'-tRNA processing endoribonuclease and is essential while in Escherichia coli it is not; associates with two zinc ions), with protein sequence MNMRSVFYPRLVNDAFGDPALYVRLAHRGEALLFDCGDLHLLTTRETLKIREVFISHAHIDHLIGFDALLRTFLHQEGPLRIYGPPGLADRIAGRLSGYTWNLVAGYPLVLTVSEWGPDGGRQVVFRAAHSFRPEEETPLEKGEGLLRQTDYYRVRAVPLDHGNIVSLAFVLEEPLHVAIHKDALVHHGYRPGPWLTRFKDRMRQGVAPETPVLVPLDPKGEIVVPLAELSRQIAHVERGMKISYVTDAAPTEKNMEKIAALGADSHLMVIEATFAHRDLERAMQRNHLTARLAGQIARKARAARLLVFHHSPRYQENPELLADEAREAFAGENYD
- a CDS encoding response regulator transcription factor — its product is MRILVVEDEKKVASFIKRGLEEEGFSVDLAYDGEEGLYMGETNPYDLILMDVMLPKMDGLAVVKELRKKEITSPVLCLTAKDKVEDIVAGLDSGSDDYLTKPFAFAELLARVRALSRRGAKDRGAEIHFADLRLDPVAHKVWRGDKEIDLTAKEYGLLEYFMRNPNQILTRTMIAEHVWDYTFDSFTNIIDVYVNYLRKKVDRDYDKKLIHTVRGVGYVLKEE